From a single Fuerstiella sp. genomic region:
- a CDS encoding RidA family protein has translation MARRKSLRPSGWKWAENLSHDLGVQVDDMIWVSGMIAFDPDGNLVGEGDVRVQADKVFSNIAEILAVGGATLNDVVKITAWLTDFSNYSGYNEARTAAFPDRLPASATVHSPQLVFPGLLVEIEAVAVVNSD, from the coding sequence ATGGCCAGAAGGAAATCACTTCGTCCCTCCGGATGGAAATGGGCCGAGAATCTCAGTCATGATCTCGGTGTGCAGGTTGACGATATGATCTGGGTCTCAGGTATGATCGCGTTTGACCCGGACGGCAATCTGGTAGGAGAAGGAGATGTCAGGGTTCAGGCCGACAAAGTCTTTTCGAACATTGCTGAGATTCTCGCTGTCGGTGGTGCAACACTGAACGACGTCGTAAAAATCACGGCGTGGCTCACTGATTTCAGCAACTACTCCGGGTACAACGAAGCTCGCACTGCTGCGTTCCCGGACCGGTTACCGGCCAGCGCCACGGTTCATTCACCGCAATTGGTATTTCCCGGTCTGCTTGTGGAAATCGAAGCCGTGGCAGTCGTGAACTCAGATTGA